From the genome of Candidatus Tectomicrobia bacterium:
CGCCGCGGACGGTGCGCTCGTTCGTCTTCCAGAGCGAGAGAATGGTTTCCGTCGTCTCGTGGGGCGGCGGGAAGATCCACTCGGAGTTCTTCCCCACCTTCGACGATTTCTATCAGAAGCGGGAGACGGGGAAGTTTCAGGGCTTCGAGATGAAGGTGGCTTCCTCGCCGTCGAAACTCGTCCCCCAGCAGCTCATGGCGGCGAACCTGAAGCCCAATACGATTCAGATCATCGTCTGCGACGACGGCATCAAGGCCCGGCTCTACGTCTCGGACGAGATGGGCGGGACGATGTTCGTCGCCCTCAGCTCCAAATCGTGGCTTCCTTACGCCGTCAAGGCGGCGGCCTTCCTGCAGAACGCCGCCAAGCGCCTGGCTGGCGAACCGGCCCGGGCCGAGCTGCGACTCCCTCCTCCCGGCTTCGGCGTCTGCTACATCGGCCCCCGGGGAGCCAACCGGGAAGGCTACCGCGTGGAAGACATGACCCAGACGGTACTGGCCCAGGATACGAACCCCGCCGAGATCCGCTGCGTGGCCGAGGAAACCGCCGGCGGGAAGAAGGCCATCGTCATCCAGATGGAGGGCGCCGCTTTCTCGAGCTCGGACCACGGCGCCGACCTATTTCGCAATGCGGCCGCCTACATCTACGAGGCCCGCGGCCGGAAATCGAAGAACTACATATTCGTCGGCGATTGCCTCCTTCCCGCCTCCTTCCGGGAAAGGTTCTGCCCCCAGGGGGCAAAGGGGACGCACTATCTGGCCTACCGGAAATTCATCGAGGGCAAGCTGAACCAGGCGCTCCAGGCGCTCTAGCCGGCCTTGACTCGCATCTTCTTGACACCCCCCGGATGGATCACTAACCTGACCGCGGATGGATCGCGCGGGTGAGGTTCCGCTGCCTGGGCGGAAGGAGTTTTCCTTGGGTTTGAGCGACGTTCAGCGGCGCCGGCAGGAAGGCCGCTTGCTGGCCGAGAGGCTGAGCCAGATCCTGTCTGGCAGCATTCCCGGCATCGACCTGGACATCCGCTTCACCTATGTCGAGGACAGCTTCCGCCTGTGGTGGGGGGAGCGGGGTGACGAGGACTCCTCCGTCATCATCACCTTCGATCAGCTCCGCCTCATGAACGACGAGGAACTCCGCCAGATCATCCGCCAGGCCGCGGCAGGCCGATGAACGCCTCACCGCAGCGTCCGGTTCCAATCCGTGGTGCGCGCCGCCGCGCCTATCCGAGCCGCCCGGGAGAACCCGCCTCCCGTGGATTCCCTTCTCCTCGGGCTTGATCGCCTCGGCGCGCACGATGCCCGCCTGATCGCCTGGGGCGTCCTCGCATTTGCCGCGATTCTGGCCCCCGTCCTGGCCTGGAAGCTTGCCCGCCAGCGGGCCGATCTGCGGGACATGGTCTCTGCCCTCCGCGAAGCGACCAAGGCGGGCGGCACCCTTCCTTATATCGCCGGCGCCCGCACCGCCTCCGCCCGGGCCCTCCCCGCCGATCTGATGGCCTGGGCCCGCCGCCACTCGCATCAGATCCAATGGATGAGGGCCTGGACCCAGAAGCAGGGCCAGGAATGGGATTCCCTGCATGAGCAGCTCTCTTGGCTCGCGCAGGAGCACGCCTCGGGTCCCGGGCCTGGGGGAATGGAGGACACGCTGGCCCGCGCGGCCGCGGCGATGGAGGAGGCGCTCCAGGCCGCCCTCGTCCTCACCCGCTCGCTGAAGGCGGGGCAGGAATCCGGCGCCGCCGCCGAGACTCTCGATCTCCGGGATGCGTTAGGAAGGATGACCCGCTTCCTCGCGGAAGGGGCCCAGCTCCTGGACGGAGCGCAGCGGCGGCTCGCCACGGGGGAGGATGGGGCCGAGTGGCCGTTGGAGAGGGCTTCCCTCATCCGCCGGATGCGGGCCCTCGCCTCCTCGGCGGCCGAAGAGCACCGGAAGATGGAGGGCGACCTCGCCAAGCTGTTGGAAGGCTTTCTTCCGGAAGAGGCCCCGCCCGGCGAGGAATCGGTTTCGGCCGTGCTTGATCCGCCCCCGTCAGAGCCTCATAAACCTACTCAAGACAGGTTCGCCAACTCCTTGTAAATGCGAAAGATGGAGCTTCCATCTTCCATCTCCCGGCCCTTGCTCCGCTGGGACATGTAGAGATGCTCCAGGAGCCCGATCAGGGGGGTCGGGGAGTTGGCATCCTTCGCCGAGCCGATGATGCAATCGATGTCCTTCATCACAATCGTGATGGGGCCCGAAGGGGGGAAGTTGCCTGCCAGCATGTCCTTCCCCCGCACCTGCAGCACGTTCGAGGCCGCCGCCCCGGAGCAGAGGGTGTCGAGCATGACGTCGGCGGGGAGGCCCGCCTTGAGGCCCAGGGTGAGCCCCTCGGCGGCACCCGCCATGTTGATGAACAGGACGAGGTTCACCACCAGCTTGAGCTGGGCGGCCATGCCGTTCCGCTCGCCCACGTAGACCGTCTTTTTCCCGATGGCGTCGAAGGCCGGCTTGACCTTCTCGAAGGCCGCCTTCGGGCCCGAGGACATGACCACCAGATCCTTCACCGCCGCCTGCTTCCCCACCCCGCTCACCGGGCAGTCGAGCCAAGCGACGCCTTTCCCCTGCGCCTTCTCGGCCATCGCCCGGGCGAACTTGGGCGGCACCGTGCTCATGTCGGCGATGACGGCCTCCCGGCCGATGCCCTCCAGCACCCCGCCCGGCCCCTCCACCGCCTTCTCGACGTAGGTATAGTTGGGCAGGGAGGTCATCACCAGGTCCGCGCCCCGGGCCGCATCCGCCGGGGAGGCCGCGCGGCGGAGCTTCTTGCCCTGGAACTTTCCGTACATCGCCTCGGCGGGATCATAGCCCGCCACCTCATATCCCGCGTCCAGCAGATGGCCCGCGAAGGCCCCTCCCATCACGCCCAAGCCCACAACCCCGACCTTGATGCTCACGGATGCGCTCCTCCTGGATAAGACGGAAGATTCCGGGCCGCCATGACGAACCGAATCTAGACCACGCGCTCCGCCGGGTAAAGGGCGTTCCTTAATGGACGATGTAGCCCCCGTCCACCACGAGGTTATGGCCGTGGACGTAATCCGCCTCGCCCGAGACAAGATACGCCACGGCGGAGGCAATCTCCTCCGGCGTCCCGAACCGCCCCGCCGGCACGTCCCGCAGGCGCTGCTCCAACTCCCCCGGCCGGCGGCCCGCCAGGAAGCCCTCGGTGCCGATGGGGCCCGGGCTCACCGCGTTCACCCGGATGCCCTCGGCCGCCAGCTCCAGGGCCATGGATCGCGTGAGCTGGATGAGGGCGGCCTTCGTCAGGTTATAGATGGCGCCGTAGCGGGAGGCGACCATGCCGAGCTGGCTCGCGATGTGAACGATGCAGCCTCCCCCCTGGGCGCGCATGAGGGGCAGCACGGCCTGGCTGGCGAAGAAGGGGCAGCGGAGATTGACCCCCACCACGCGCTCGAATTCCTCTTGAGAGAAATCCCCGAAAGCCTGCCGCGCACGGATGCCG
Proteins encoded in this window:
- a CDS encoding NAD(P)-dependent oxidoreductase, which translates into the protein MSIKVGVVGLGVMGGAFAGHLLDAGYEVAGYDPAEAMYGKFQGKKLRRAASPADAARGADLVMTSLPNYTYVEKAVEGPGGVLEGIGREAVIADMSTVPPKFARAMAEKAQGKGVAWLDCPVSGVGKQAAVKDLVVMSSGPKAAFEKVKPAFDAIGKKTVYVGERNGMAAQLKLVVNLVLFINMAGAAEGLTLGLKAGLPADVMLDTLCSGAAASNVLQVRGKDMLAGNFPPSGPITIVMKDIDCIIGSAKDANSPTPLIGLLEHLYMSQRSKGREMEDGSSIFRIYKELANLS
- a CDS encoding glucose 1-dehydrogenase is translated as MARLDGRRAIVTGASRGIGRAIALRLAREGAAVYLAADGTEAELKEAASEAGADSAWGMFDLARKEAPEAMVAAAKEALGGVDILVNNAGIRARQAFGDFSQEEFERVVGVNLRCPFFASQAVLPLMRAQGGGCIVHIASQLGMVASRYGAIYNLTKAALIQLTRSMALELAAEGIRVNAVSPGPIGTEGFLAGRRPGELEQRLRDVPAGRFGTPEEIASAVAYLVSGEADYVHGHNLVVDGGYIVH